From the Coleofasciculus sp. FACHB-1120 genome, one window contains:
- a CDS encoding HhoA/HhoB/HtrA family serine endopeptidase codes for MQFPKFFRFLRQVSIYAIATFLGSVVAFGAYRVSPSQAAPVPKEVALTPGASELVAQSSISRIPNTAATGSFVTAAVNRVGAAVVRIDTERTVNRNIDPLFDDPFFRRFFGEELPRGPMQERLRGQGSGFIIDKSGIILTNSHVVNQADKVTVTLKDGRTLEGKVQGADSVTDLAVVKIDGGSDLPVAPLGDSNEVQVGDWAIAVGNPLGLDNTVTLGIISTLKRSSAAVGIPDKRLDFIQTDAAINPGNSGGPLLNQQGEVIGINTAIRADAMGIGFAIPINQAKTISIQLARGERVAHPYLGVQMATLTPQVAAENNSDPNAPLQVPEINGVLVVRVLPNTPAAKSGIRRGDVILEIEGQPVKTAAELQRIVENSHVGQVLQMKVQRANQSTSISVRAGELQEQS; via the coding sequence ATGCAATTTCCAAAGTTTTTTCGGTTTCTGCGTCAAGTCAGTATTTATGCAATTGCCACCTTTCTAGGAAGCGTTGTGGCGTTTGGCGCTTACCGTGTATCGCCATCTCAGGCTGCTCCTGTCCCCAAGGAAGTTGCTCTTACTCCCGGGGCATCAGAGCTAGTAGCGCAAAGCAGTATTTCTAGAATTCCCAATACGGCTGCAACTGGCAGTTTTGTCACCGCAGCGGTGAATCGGGTAGGAGCGGCAGTAGTCAGGATTGATACCGAGCGCACAGTCAACCGTAACATCGATCCGTTGTTTGACGACCCCTTCTTCCGGCGTTTTTTTGGTGAAGAGTTGCCTAGAGGGCCGATGCAAGAGCGCCTACGCGGTCAAGGCTCTGGTTTTATTATTGACAAGAGTGGGATTATTTTGACAAATTCCCATGTGGTCAATCAGGCGGATAAGGTGACTGTCACCCTCAAGGATGGACGCACCTTAGAAGGGAAGGTACAAGGTGCCGATTCGGTAACGGATTTGGCAGTGGTCAAGATCGATGGAGGCAGCGACTTACCCGTGGCACCCCTGGGAGATTCTAACGAAGTGCAAGTGGGTGACTGGGCGATCGCAGTCGGTAATCCCTTAGGATTGGATAACACCGTTACCTTGGGAATTATTAGTACCCTCAAGCGCTCCAGTGCTGCTGTGGGGATTCCTGACAAGCGGTTGGATTTCATTCAAACCGATGCAGCGATTAATCCGGGGAACTCCGGCGGACCACTGTTAAATCAACAGGGTGAAGTGATTGGTATCAACACGGCAATTCGTGCTGACGCAATGGGGATAGGCTTTGCGATTCCAATTAATCAAGCCAAAACAATCTCTATCCAGCTGGCGCGGGGGGAAAGAGTTGCTCATCCCTATCTCGGCGTTCAAATGGCAACCCTGACGCCCCAAGTCGCTGCTGAAAATAACAGTGACCCCAATGCTCCTTTACAGGTACCAGAAATCAACGGCGTCCTAGTCGTGCGAGTGTTGCCAAATACCCCAGCTGCTAAAAGTGGAATTCGCCGGGGCGATGTGATTTTGGAGATTGAGGGGCAACCCGTGAAGACTGCCGCCGAGTTGCAGAGAATTGTCGAGAATAGCCATGTTGGTCAGGTTCTACAGATGAAGGTGCAGCGTGCCAACCAATCAACATCCATCAGCGTCCGCGCTGGTGAATTGCAAGAACAGTCTTAA
- a CDS encoding DNA-directed RNA polymerase subunit beta' — MAEQPEIKNIFHNRMVDKGQLKKLVAWAFTNFGSARTSQMADRLKDLGFHYATKAGVSISVDDLQVPDSKRQLLDAAETEIRSTEARYTRGEITEVERFQKVIDTWNSTSEALKDEVVRNFRQKDPLNSVYMMAFSGARGNISQVRQLVGMRGLMANPQGEIIGLPIKTNFREGLTVTEYIISSYGARKGLVDTALRTADSGYLTRRLVDVSQDVIVREVDCGTQRGIRLRSMTSDDRVLIPLSDRLLGRVLVEDAVHPTTGEVVMPRNQPMSEDMGLNIVKAGIEEVFVRSPLTCEAARSVCQHCYGWSLAHGHLVDLGEAVGIIAAQSIGEPGTQLTMRTFHTGGVFTGEVARQVRAPMTAKVRFSRGMRTRGLRTRHGEDALLVESTNAELILDPVDSTQQQISIPLTQNSTLYCVNGSTVTAEQLLGEVAIASSTRAHTEKAAKDVTTDLAGEVKFEGLLPEEKTDRQGNTTRIAARGGLLWILSGEVYNLPPGAEAVVQNGKLVNRNDVLAETKLVSEHGGVVRLKADDAGSRGREIEIITASVLLDQARVRMEATQGRDHYVIYTAQNQRFSLKATPGTKVQNHQVVADLIDDRYNTQTGGIIKYAGVEVAKKAKAKQGYEVIKGGTLLWIPEESHEVNKDISLLQVEDGQYVEAMTEVVKDIFCQTAGIVEVTQKNDILREIVIKPGELHLVDDPEAVMGTDGSLFYPGQEVMPGLTVSELRYTEFVETPEGPALLLRPVTEFHVPDEPSVPSQASISGRGRYKIELRAVQRLPYKDGERVKSIGGLELLRTQLVLEIGYGTEGESSSESLGALELLAADIELLPIEGKGVEAKDNDDDESSALSAVTSELSPRTSEMRLQLLVSESLVIRRDTAADPLSGSTHTRIMVTDGQQIEPGAVVARTEIQCKDAGEVRGIRSGEASIRRVLLVRDTDRINVDTKGAKPTVKVGALLVAGTEIATGVVAPESGQISAILEDSIQMRLARPYRVSSGAVLHIDDGDLVQRGDNLVLLVFERAKTGDIIQGLPRIEELLEARKPKEACILARRAGTAQVVYGDQQDAEEIKVIESDGVVADYPLGPGQNVIVGDDMVVETAEALTDGPANPHEILEIFFEHYRETMGVYEAALMALQKVQTFLVNEVQSVYQSQGIDISDKHIEVIVRQMTSKVRVDDGGDTTMLPGELVELRQIEQVNEAMAITGGAPAQYTPMLLGITKASLNTDSFISAASFQETTRVLTEAAIEGKSDWLRGLKENVIIGRLIPAGTGFNAYEDSISSEVDLLASGFGNGLDVEEDALDVVLDDRTARAYSPGLGFEERPTYGIGGAVSPVLDDDDDLVDDVDDVDDFEDDED, encoded by the coding sequence ATGGCAGAGCAACCAGAAATCAAAAATATTTTTCATAATCGGATGGTGGACAAAGGGCAACTGAAGAAACTGGTTGCCTGGGCATTTACCAATTTTGGTAGTGCCCGCACCTCCCAAATGGCAGACCGTCTGAAAGATTTGGGCTTCCACTACGCGACTAAAGCGGGTGTCTCAATTAGTGTGGATGACTTGCAGGTGCCGGATTCCAAGCGGCAGTTACTGGACGCTGCCGAAACTGAAATTCGCTCCACAGAAGCACGCTACACGCGGGGTGAAATCACTGAGGTGGAGCGCTTCCAAAAGGTTATCGATACCTGGAATAGTACCAGTGAAGCCCTCAAGGATGAGGTGGTTCGCAACTTTAGACAAAAAGATCCCCTGAATTCGGTCTATATGATGGCGTTTTCCGGGGCGCGGGGAAATATTTCTCAGGTGCGTCAGTTGGTGGGAATGCGTGGATTGATGGCAAACCCCCAGGGCGAGATTATTGGTCTGCCGATTAAGACGAATTTCCGGGAAGGTTTGACCGTCACGGAATACATTATCTCGTCTTATGGGGCGCGGAAAGGATTAGTAGATACCGCTTTACGTACAGCAGATTCCGGCTATCTTACCCGCCGCCTAGTCGATGTGTCTCAGGATGTGATTGTTCGGGAAGTGGACTGCGGCACCCAGCGGGGGATTCGCTTACGCAGCATGACTTCGGACGATCGGGTGCTGATTCCTTTGTCAGATCGCCTGCTAGGTCGCGTTTTAGTAGAAGATGCGGTTCATCCCACCACTGGGGAAGTTGTAATGCCGCGCAATCAGCCGATGTCAGAAGACATGGGGCTAAACATTGTTAAGGCTGGGATAGAAGAAGTTTTCGTGCGATCGCCCTTGACCTGCGAAGCGGCCCGTTCCGTGTGTCAACATTGTTACGGCTGGAGCCTCGCTCACGGACATCTCGTGGATCTGGGGGAAGCGGTAGGAATTATTGCCGCTCAGTCGATTGGGGAACCGGGCACCCAGCTTACCATGCGGACGTTCCACACTGGCGGCGTCTTTACCGGCGAAGTCGCGCGACAAGTCCGTGCCCCAATGACCGCCAAAGTGCGCTTTAGCCGAGGGATGCGGACGCGAGGACTGCGGACGCGGCACGGGGAAGATGCTTTGCTGGTGGAGTCGACCAATGCGGAATTGATTCTCGATCCAGTAGACAGCACTCAGCAGCAAATCTCGATTCCGCTGACTCAAAACTCCACCCTGTACTGTGTCAATGGCAGTACAGTAACGGCAGAACAGCTATTGGGTGAAGTCGCGATCGCTTCTTCCACTCGCGCTCATACAGAAAAAGCCGCCAAAGACGTTACCACTGACCTGGCAGGCGAAGTGAAGTTTGAAGGTCTGCTTCCAGAAGAAAAAACCGACCGCCAAGGGAACACCACCCGGATTGCGGCACGGGGTGGTTTGTTGTGGATTTTGTCTGGAGAAGTTTATAACCTACCTCCAGGTGCCGAAGCCGTCGTGCAGAACGGTAAACTGGTGAATCGCAACGACGTACTCGCAGAAACTAAGTTGGTGAGCGAACATGGCGGTGTTGTCCGGCTAAAAGCTGATGACGCTGGTTCGCGGGGACGAGAAATTGAAATTATCACCGCTAGCGTTCTGCTAGACCAAGCACGGGTGCGAATGGAAGCGACTCAAGGGCGCGACCACTATGTAATTTATACTGCCCAGAATCAGCGCTTTTCCCTGAAGGCAACCCCAGGGACAAAAGTGCAAAACCACCAGGTAGTAGCCGACTTAATTGACGATCGTTATAACACCCAGACCGGCGGAATTATCAAATACGCCGGTGTGGAAGTTGCCAAAAAAGCCAAGGCAAAACAAGGATACGAAGTCATCAAAGGCGGCACCTTGCTGTGGATTCCAGAAGAATCCCATGAAGTGAACAAGGATATCTCACTCCTGCAAGTGGAAGATGGTCAATATGTAGAAGCAATGACAGAAGTCGTCAAAGATATCTTCTGTCAAACGGCTGGCATAGTGGAAGTAACCCAGAAAAACGATATCCTACGGGAAATCGTGATTAAGCCCGGTGAACTGCATTTGGTCGATGACCCAGAAGCAGTAATGGGAACAGATGGGTCCCTGTTCTATCCGGGACAGGAAGTTATGCCAGGGCTGACGGTTAGCGAGTTGCGCTATACCGAATTTGTGGAAACCCCTGAAGGTCCTGCATTGTTGCTGCGTCCGGTAACTGAGTTTCACGTTCCGGATGAGCCGAGCGTACCATCTCAAGCTTCTATTTCGGGCAGAGGACGTTACAAGATTGAGCTGCGAGCAGTACAGCGGCTTCCTTATAAAGATGGGGAGCGCGTGAAGTCCATTGGAGGGCTGGAACTGCTGCGGACGCAATTGGTGCTAGAAATTGGCTATGGAACCGAGGGTGAAAGCAGTTCCGAGAGCCTTGGTGCTTTGGAGCTACTGGCAGCAGATATCGAGTTGTTGCCAATTGAAGGGAAGGGAGTTGAGGCAAAAGACAACGACGACGACGAAAGCTCCGCGCTTTCAGCCGTAACTTCTGAACTTTCGCCTCGGACTTCAGAGATGCGTTTACAGCTCTTGGTTTCGGAATCCCTGGTGATTCGTCGCGATACGGCGGCAGATCCGCTTTCTGGCAGTACGCATACGCGGATTATGGTAACTGACGGTCAGCAGATCGAGCCGGGAGCCGTTGTGGCTCGCACGGAAATTCAGTGTAAGGATGCCGGAGAAGTCCGGGGGATTCGCTCTGGAGAAGCCTCGATCCGCCGGGTGCTGCTGGTTCGGGATACTGACCGGATTAATGTTGACACGAAAGGCGCTAAACCCACCGTAAAAGTAGGAGCGCTGTTAGTAGCAGGGACTGAGATTGCCACTGGCGTCGTTGCCCCAGAGTCCGGTCAAATTTCCGCCATCTTGGAGGATTCGATCCAGATGCGTCTGGCACGTCCTTATCGCGTGTCTTCCGGAGCCGTCCTACATATCGATGATGGAGACTTGGTGCAACGGGGCGATAACTTGGTGCTGCTAGTCTTTGAACGGGCGAAAACCGGAGATATCATCCAAGGTTTACCGCGTATTGAAGAACTGCTGGAGGCACGGAAGCCAAAAGAAGCGTGTATTTTGGCACGACGTGCGGGAACGGCTCAGGTCGTTTACGGAGATCAGCAGGACGCAGAGGAGATTAAAGTCATCGAGTCAGACGGCGTCGTGGCTGACTATCCCCTTGGCCCTGGACAGAACGTCATTGTGGGAGATGACATGGTTGTAGAGACTGCGGAAGCGCTAACCGATGGTCCTGCCAATCCCCATGAGATTCTAGAGATTTTCTTTGAGCATTACCGGGAAACGATGGGAGTCTACGAAGCGGCGCTGATGGCGTTGCAGAAGGTTCAAACTTTCCTGGTAAATGAAGTGCAATCGGTGTATCAATCTCAGGGAATTGATATTTCTGATAAGCATATTGAGGTGATTGTGCGCCAGATGACCTCGAAAGTGCGGGTCGATGATGGCGGCGATACCACGATGCTCCCTGGAGAGTTGGTGGAACTGCGGCAGATTGAGCAAGTGAATGAAGCAATGGCAATTACTGGCGGCGCACCGGCGCAATATACGCCGATGTTGCTGGGGATTACCAAGGCATCGCTGAATACAGATAGCTTTATTTCTGCGGCATCGTTCCAAGAAACGACGCGGGTTCTCACCGAAGCTGCAATTGAAGGCAAATCTGACTGGCTGCGCGGTCTGAAGGAGAATGTGATCATTGGGCGACTGATTCCGGCAGGAACCGGGTTCAATGCCTATGAGGACAGCATCAGCTCAGAAGTTGATCTGTTAGCATCTGGCTTCGGTAACGGACTCGATGTTGAGGAGGATGCGCTGGACGTGGTGCTGGATGACCGAACCGCTCGGGCTTACAGCCCAGGACTCGGATTTGAAGAGCGACCTACTTATGGAATAGGTGGCGCTGTCTCTCCAGTTCTCGATGATGACGACGACCTTGTTGACGATGTTGACGATGTTGACGACTTTGAGGACGACGAGGACTAG
- a CDS encoding DNA-directed RNA polymerase subunit gamma yields the protein MRHQLEQRFDYVKIALASPKRIQDWGQRNLPNGQVVGEVTKPETINYRTLKPEMDGLFCERIFGPAKDWECHCGKYKRVRHRGIVCERCGVEVTESRVRRHRMGYIKLAAPVAHVWYLKGIPSYMSILLDMPLRDVEQIVYFNAYVVLSPGNVESLSYKQLLTEDQWLEIEEQLYSEDSTLQGVEVGIGAEALQRLLQDINLEAEAESQREEIANAKGQKRAKLIKRLRVIDNFIATGSKPEWMVLSVIPVIPPDLRPMVQLDGGRFATSDLNDLYRRVINRNNRLARLQEILAPEIIVRNEKRMLQEAVDALIDNGRRGRTVVGANNRPLKSLSDIIEGKQGRFRQNLLGKRVDYSGRSVIVVGPKLKIHQCGLPREMAIELFQPFVIHRLIRGGLVNNIKAAKKLIQRGDASVWDVLEEVIAGHPVMLNRAPTLHRLGIQAFEPILVEGRAIQLHPLVCPAFNADFDGDQMAVHVPLSLEAQAEARLLMLASNNILSPATGRPIVTPSQDMVLGCYYLTAENPAATKGAGGYFASLDDVLLAYEQSAVDLHAYIWVRFDGLVENDKPDAEPEKVETLADGTVWRTYNFRRVREDKEGNVLTQYIRTTPGRIIYNKTIQEALAI from the coding sequence ATGAGACATCAGCTAGAACAGCGGTTTGACTACGTCAAAATTGCTCTGGCATCGCCAAAGCGAATTCAGGACTGGGGGCAAAGAAACCTGCCCAATGGTCAAGTGGTGGGTGAGGTCACAAAACCCGAAACGATCAATTACCGGACGCTCAAGCCAGAAATGGATGGCCTTTTCTGCGAACGCATTTTTGGTCCGGCAAAAGATTGGGAATGCCACTGCGGCAAATATAAGCGGGTGCGCCACAGGGGTATTGTCTGCGAACGCTGCGGCGTGGAAGTGACAGAATCGCGAGTGCGTCGTCACCGCATGGGATACATTAAGCTGGCGGCACCTGTGGCTCACGTCTGGTATCTCAAAGGCATTCCCAGCTATATGTCGATTCTGCTAGATATGCCCCTGCGGGATGTGGAGCAGATTGTCTATTTCAATGCCTATGTAGTACTGAGTCCCGGCAATGTGGAGAGTCTCAGTTACAAGCAGTTGCTGACGGAAGATCAGTGGCTGGAGATTGAGGAGCAGCTCTATAGCGAAGATTCTACCCTGCAAGGCGTAGAGGTGGGAATCGGTGCTGAGGCACTACAACGTCTCTTGCAGGACATTAATTTGGAAGCAGAGGCTGAGTCCCAACGAGAGGAAATTGCCAATGCTAAGGGTCAGAAGCGGGCGAAACTAATTAAGCGCCTGCGAGTGATTGACAACTTCATCGCGACTGGTTCTAAGCCAGAGTGGATGGTGCTGTCGGTGATTCCGGTAATTCCACCAGATTTGCGTCCAATGGTGCAGCTGGATGGCGGCAGATTTGCCACTTCTGACTTGAATGACTTGTATCGCCGGGTAATTAACCGCAACAACCGCTTAGCACGGCTCCAAGAAATCTTGGCACCGGAAATCATTGTCCGCAACGAGAAGCGGATGTTGCAAGAAGCAGTGGATGCGCTTATTGATAATGGTCGTCGGGGACGGACAGTAGTAGGAGCCAATAATCGCCCCTTGAAATCTCTGTCGGACATTATTGAAGGGAAGCAAGGACGCTTCCGGCAAAACCTGTTGGGTAAGCGAGTAGATTACTCGGGACGTTCTGTAATTGTGGTGGGACCGAAGCTGAAAATCCACCAATGCGGCTTACCACGCGAAATGGCAATTGAGTTATTCCAACCGTTTGTGATTCACCGGCTGATTCGCGGCGGACTGGTCAATAATATCAAGGCAGCTAAGAAGCTGATTCAGCGCGGGGATGCCTCTGTGTGGGACGTGCTAGAGGAAGTCATTGCCGGTCATCCGGTGATGCTGAACCGAGCACCAACGCTTCACCGTTTGGGGATTCAAGCGTTTGAACCAATTCTGGTGGAAGGTCGAGCAATTCAGCTGCACCCGTTGGTATGTCCGGCGTTCAACGCGGACTTCGACGGCGATCAGATGGCGGTTCACGTACCGCTTTCTTTGGAGGCTCAGGCAGAAGCACGGTTACTGATGCTGGCTTCTAATAACATCCTCTCTCCAGCGACGGGACGACCCATTGTAACGCCTAGTCAAGATATGGTATTGGGCTGCTATTACCTAACGGCAGAAAACCCAGCAGCAACTAAGGGAGCTGGAGGTTATTTCGCCAGCTTGGATGATGTGCTTTTAGCCTATGAGCAGTCGGCGGTAGATTTACACGCCTACATCTGGGTGCGCTTTGACGGGTTGGTAGAGAATGATAAACCGGATGCGGAGCCGGAAAAAGTGGAAACCCTAGCTGATGGCACCGTTTGGAGAACCTACAACTTCCGCCGAGTGCGGGAAGACAAGGAAGGGAATGTCTTGACCCAATACATTCGGACGACGCCCGGTCGGATTATCTACAATAAGACGATTCAAGAGGCATTGGCAATATAG
- the rpoB gene encoding DNA-directed RNA polymerase subunit beta produces the protein MTNQTSTPVAYMLPDLVEIQRASFRWFLEEGLIEELNSFSPITDYTGKLELHFLGKDFKLKRPKYDVDEAKRRDASYAVQMYVPTRLINKEDGTIKEQEVFIGDLPLMTDRGTFIINGAERVIVNQIVRSPGVYYKSETDKNGRRTYSASLIPNRGAWLKFETDKNDLVWVRIDKTRKLSAQVLLKSLGLSDSEIFDALRHPEYFQKTIEKEGQFSEEEALMELYRKLRPGEPPTVSGGQQLLESRFFDPKRYDLGRVGRYKLNKKLRLSVPDTVRVLTPTDILAAVDYLINLEYDIGITDDIDHLGNRRVRSVGELLQNQVRVGLNRLERIIRERMTVSDAETLTPASLVNPKPLVAAIKEFFGSSQLSQFMDQTNPLAELTHKRRLSALGPGGLTRERAGFAVRDIHPSHYGRICPIETPEGPNAGLIGSLATHARVNAYGFVETPFWKVENGRVLKEQAPVYMTADEEDDLQVAPGDIPMDVDGWILGESVAVRYRQDFTTTTPDMVDYVAVSPVQIISVATSLIPFLEHDDANRALMGSNMQRQAVPLLKPERPLVGTGLEAQAARDSGMVVVAKYDGEVTFVDATRIAVRSFDETGEPNGPQIEYELQKYQRSNQDTCLNQRPLVYEGDRIVAGQVLADGSATEGGELALGQNILVAYMPWEGYNYEDAILISERLVYDDVYTSIHIEKYEIEARQTKLGPEEITREIPNVGEDSLRSLDETGIIRIGAWVEAGDILVGKVTPKGESDQPPEEKLLRAIFGEKARDVRDNSLRVPNGEKGRVVDVRVFTREQGDELPPGANMVVRVYVAQKRKIQVGDKMAGRHGNKGIISRILPAEDMPYLPDGTPVDIVLNPLGVPSRMNVGQVFECLLGWAGENLNVRFKVIPFDEMHGAEKSRESVHGKLEEARKKTGKNWLFNPDEAGKLRVFDGRTGEAFDRPITVGKAYMLKLVHLVDDKIHARSTGPYSLVTQQPLGGKAQQGGQRFGEMEVWALEAFGAAYILQELLTVKSDDMQGRNEALNAIVKGKAIPRPGTPESFKVLMRELQSLCLDIAVHKVETTEDGTTGHVEVDLMADVSNRRTPTRPTYESLSREELEEDEV, from the coding sequence ATGACTAATCAGACCTCCACTCCAGTTGCTTATATGTTGCCAGACCTGGTAGAAATTCAGCGAGCCAGCTTCCGCTGGTTCCTGGAAGAAGGTCTGATTGAGGAACTTAACAGCTTTTCGCCGATTACCGATTACACTGGCAAGCTGGAGTTGCATTTCTTAGGCAAAGACTTCAAACTCAAGCGACCCAAGTATGATGTAGATGAAGCCAAGCGTCGGGATGCAAGTTATGCCGTACAAATGTACGTTCCTACGCGACTCATTAATAAAGAAGATGGGACGATTAAAGAGCAAGAAGTCTTCATCGGCGATTTGCCCCTGATGACCGATCGAGGCACATTCATTATTAATGGTGCCGAGCGGGTGATCGTTAACCAAATCGTGCGAAGCCCCGGAGTTTATTACAAATCGGAAACCGACAAAAACGGACGCCGTACCTACTCAGCAAGCTTGATTCCCAACCGGGGAGCGTGGCTGAAGTTTGAAACCGATAAAAACGACTTGGTGTGGGTACGCATCGATAAGACGCGCAAACTGTCGGCACAGGTATTACTCAAGAGCTTAGGGCTTTCGGACTCCGAGATTTTTGATGCATTGCGTCACCCAGAATATTTCCAGAAGACCATTGAGAAAGAAGGGCAGTTTTCCGAAGAAGAAGCGCTCATGGAGCTATATCGGAAACTACGCCCCGGTGAACCGCCGACGGTTTCTGGGGGACAGCAGTTGTTGGAATCGCGCTTCTTTGATCCGAAGCGTTATGACCTGGGTCGAGTCGGTCGCTATAAGCTGAACAAGAAGCTGCGGCTCTCCGTGCCGGATACAGTGCGGGTGCTGACCCCGACCGATATTCTGGCAGCAGTAGACTACCTGATCAACTTGGAATATGACATCGGGATTACCGATGATATCGACCACTTGGGGAACCGAAGAGTGCGCTCGGTAGGCGAACTGTTGCAAAACCAAGTGCGCGTCGGCTTGAACCGCTTAGAGCGGATTATCCGGGAGCGAATGACCGTTTCGGATGCCGAAACCCTAACACCTGCTTCTTTGGTAAACCCGAAACCTTTGGTGGCGGCGATTAAGGAATTTTTCGGCTCGTCCCAGTTGTCCCAGTTTATGGATCAGACAAATCCCTTAGCGGAGCTGACCCACAAGCGGCGACTCTCAGCGTTAGGTCCGGGAGGACTAACGCGGGAACGGGCAGGGTTCGCCGTGCGGGATATTCATCCGAGCCACTACGGACGAATTTGCCCGATTGAGACGCCAGAAGGGCCGAACGCGGGATTGATCGGATCTTTGGCGACGCATGCGCGGGTGAATGCCTACGGATTTGTAGAGACGCCGTTCTGGAAGGTAGAAAACGGACGGGTACTCAAGGAACAAGCGCCGGTGTATATGACGGCAGATGAGGAAGACGATCTGCAAGTCGCGCCGGGAGATATCCCGATGGATGTGGATGGATGGATCTTAGGAGAATCGGTGGCGGTGAGATATCGCCAAGATTTCACCACCACGACACCTGACATGGTGGACTATGTAGCGGTGTCGCCGGTGCAGATTATTTCGGTTGCCACATCGTTGATTCCTTTTTTGGAACACGACGATGCCAACCGGGCGTTGATGGGATCGAACATGCAGCGGCAGGCAGTGCCGTTGTTGAAGCCAGAGCGACCCTTAGTGGGAACTGGCTTGGAAGCCCAGGCAGCGCGGGACTCCGGGATGGTGGTAGTCGCCAAGTACGATGGGGAAGTCACCTTTGTGGATGCGACACGGATCGCCGTGCGGAGTTTCGACGAGACCGGGGAACCTAACGGACCGCAGATCGAGTATGAGTTGCAGAAGTATCAGCGCTCAAACCAGGATACCTGCTTGAATCAGCGACCCTTGGTGTATGAAGGCGATCGCATCGTTGCCGGACAGGTACTTGCGGATGGTTCTGCTACCGAAGGGGGCGAACTAGCTTTGGGGCAGAATATCCTGGTAGCGTATATGCCCTGGGAAGGCTACAACTACGAGGACGCGATCTTAATCAGCGAACGGCTGGTTTACGACGATGTCTACACCAGCATCCACATTGAGAAGTACGAAATCGAGGCGCGACAAACCAAGCTAGGACCCGAAGAAATTACGCGGGAAATTCCTAATGTCGGTGAGGATAGCTTGCGAAGCCTGGATGAAACCGGGATTATCAGAATTGGAGCCTGGGTAGAAGCCGGGGATATTCTGGTAGGAAAGGTGACGCCGAAAGGGGAATCCGACCAGCCACCGGAAGAGAAACTGCTGCGGGCAATTTTCGGTGAAAAAGCGCGGGATGTGCGGGACAACTCCTTGCGAGTGCCCAATGGAGAGAAAGGGCGCGTGGTAGACGTGCGCGTCTTCACCCGCGAACAGGGCGACGAACTGCCCCCCGGAGCAAACATGGTGGTGCGTGTCTACGTCGCACAGAAGCGCAAAATCCAAGTGGGCGACAAGATGGCGGGACGGCACGGTAATAAAGGGATTATTTCCCGGATATTGCCTGCCGAAGATATGCCTTACCTGCCAGATGGGACGCCCGTGGACATTGTGCTGAACCCACTCGGAGTGCCCTCACGGATGAATGTGGGGCAGGTTTTTGAGTGCTTGCTGGGATGGGCTGGTGAGAACTTAAATGTCCGCTTCAAAGTGATTCCCTTCGACGAAATGCACGGAGCGGAAAAAAGCCGCGAGTCGGTGCATGGCAAGTTGGAGGAGGCGAGGAAGAAGACCGGGAAGAACTGGCTGTTTAACCCTGATGAAGCTGGAAAGCTCCGAGTCTTTGATGGGCGTACCGGAGAAGCCTTTGACCGTCCGATTACTGTGGGCAAGGCATACATGCTGAAGCTGGTGCACCTGGTAGACGACAAGATCCACGCCCGTTCTACGGGACCCTACTCTTTGGTCACTCAGCAACCCTTGGGAGGCAAAGCACAACAGGGCGGACAGCGATTTGGCGAAATGGAAGTGTGGGCGCTGGAGGCTTTTGGCGCTGCCTACATTTTGCAGGAGTTGCTGACGGTGAAATCCGACGATATGCAGGGGCGGAACGAAGCGCTGAATGCGATCGTGAAAGGCAAGGCGATTCCACGACCAGGAACACCAGAGTCATTCAAGGTGTTAATGCGAGAACTGCAATCTCTGTGTTTAGATATTGCCGTCCATAAGGTGGAGACGACTGAGGACGGAACCACGGGACACGTAGAGGTTGACTTGATGGCGGATGTGTCAAATCGCCGGACGCCGACGCGACCCACCTATGAATCTCTCAGCCGCGAGGAACTGGAAGAAGACGAAGTTTAA